The Platichthys flesus chromosome 17, fPlaFle2.1, whole genome shotgun sequence DNA window ACAATATGATACGATACATTATGATGTTATACAATATATGATAGGATAAAGTATGATACGATACAATGTGATACGGTGCCATaagctaaaataaaatgtgatatgaTTCAAAGCGATACGATGCAATGTGATACGATAAGCTAGCAATGTATACAAGACAATAATGTGCAATACAATATGATAATTGTATATTAATCCCACTATAGGCAAACATCACTTCCTCCAAGTATTGTATTATGGTATTTTCAACACTGTTTTCTTTATACTTACATTATACTTATAATACCATTATTTGTTACGATTACTATGGTGATGGAATGTTTTTGCATTCTGCATTTATTGTCCTCCAGGAAGGAACTGAAGGATCCTGATCAGCTGTACAGCACTCTGAAGACCATCCTTCAACATGTGAAGGTGAGGGACAAtcgcacacacgtacacacgcacaGCACAGACAACgtatataacacacacacatctcttttGTCCCTAACATCACTCGTCTTCATGTCATAGAGTCACCCGAACGCTTGGCCGTTCATGGAACCTGTGAAGAAAACAGAGGCACCTGGGTACTATCAAGTGATCCGCTTCCCCATGGGTATGTAATCACATGACATCGAAGAAAtagacaaaccaacaaacaaacagaacatcCCTAGAGGAGGTGGTGACAAGAGCTCTATATTCATTTGTGCACTTAATCAATTACTGAGAGTgtatgatgaaaaaaaatctcatttCACATTCAACTTCACCTTCTGCTCACAGATCTGAAGACAATGAGCGAGCGCCTGAAGAGCAGGTACTACACCACGCGGAAGCTGTTCATGGCCGACATGCAGCGCATCTTCACTAACTGTCGAGAGTACAACCCTCCGGAGAGCGAGTACTACAAGTGCGCCAACCTACTGGAGAAGTTCTTCTACACCAAGATTAAAGAGGCAGGCCTCATCGAGAAgtagaagagaggaggaaggaggaggaggaggaggaggaggaggagtttctcttcacctccacaAAGAATGACACAAGGCCTCTGTGGTCCAGGTTCTAAGTGATGCAGATGACAGCCGTGTGTGAAGACAAGCCAGGAGCGGGACTACTGACTCCGGAGCTGTCGGGTTCCAGAGACATATTTTGATGTAAAAGGTGCACACTGGTCTCAGATCAGCACTCTTTAATGTTTGATGCATGCAGGCAAAGATCCTGAATCGGTAGCTTAGACTGATATTTACACTGAAAGATAGGCCGCGAGGGACGGCCTCACTGACGACCCGTGAGACTGTCGCTGCCATGAAACATGACAAGAAAACGTGTGTCTTCATATTTCATCACATATCCCAGGGTCCcgggtggagagaggagagaggaaggagtgagAGGAAGACATATTGAGGGGGGCAGGGAGCTTCTGTTTGTGTGGGAAGACTTTGAGAGGCAACACAGAGTGACGGCTGATTGGAGAGTCCCCGCTCATCTTTCTGACTttgtctctctccgtctccgctttcttttctttcatcccttcatctccctgcctcctcctcctcctctcagtggACTCAGGTAGATATGTCACATCTACTGTGTGTTACATCATTACGCACAGGTGCTACCTTCGAGGGCTGCGACTGGGAGATCAGATTTTCCTGTCTGTGGAATCGTGCGCGCCATTAATGAGGTCAAAGTTTGACTCTGATGAGTTCATCCTGCCAAAAGAGGAATACCTACTTTAACTTTGTacagattttaattattttaaagcaCTTATTCCCATTGTATATTTGAAATGTGTATATAAcatatattttctgtttgaagAACTAAAACTAAATAATCTTTTTTGTATAAGCCACCTAGGGCAGTGTGACTATCGaaatgcacttttatttttccaagTATTagtaaacataaaaataatcctcttaaaaaaaattgtttggcATAGAAATTACCGCTGACTAAGGACTAATTTAATTAACTAgagtttattgttatttatgtgctgtaatttaaaaaggaaatgctTTAGAGAAGGTTAATTtattctctctttatttttgcCCTGCAGATGGAGATTGATAACTTTATACTTTGGAGATAAATGAGCAGATTGTGCAATACTATGTAGTTTTGCTGTTTTGTAAAAAGGTGTTTGTACTTTTCAAACTTTAGGTAAATACGTTTTGTATTATGTCTGGATAAAAAAATTCTTCATGCTCTTTCTACAACTGGTTTTAATGAGATAGTATtagcctattttatagactgaATAAAAGAGGTGAGGCCAATTCAGCGTCTGTGGTGATTCAACTCATTCACATCAAGTCTATGCCTCAGTGCCGGCAACTCCATGTGACAATCTGGTGATAAAGATGTCTGaagaacaccttgagggaatttagTCAGATTTGGTATAAATATTCACTTGGCCATGAGTAAGACCTGGTTGGGTTTTggaggtgaaaggtcaaggtcactgtaacCCTCCTCAATGCGTTATCTTAAGAATGCCTCTGAGAATCATTTAAGATTTAGCACAAATCTTCACTGACTCAGATTAAGCGATTGGATTTCAGAGGACAGAGGTCACAATGAGTCTGGATTTCTTGGTAAATCAGacccagctttttttttaactatttagAAACTTTTCAGCTGCAATCAAGAGAAACGGTTATACCAACAGAATAAGATAaatcaaggtaaaaaaaaaaattgcaatggCCAAGATTTAACAAACAATTGATACAGCTTTGAGTTCAACCTAAACAAGTTTAAATGTGAATTCAGTTTTCTAACCTCTCATTTGAATGACGCTGATAATATAATTGTGTATTATGTAAATGAGCAAATCATGAAATTATTAGTTATTGTTGTATTATAGAGTAATGGATTTTACCCAGCCTGTCGGCCAGGTTCGGCTGGAATTGGctccagcagcccccccccaaTTCTTAAAAGAAAGACATATAGATGCAGGGTAGATACAATTTATTAAAAGACACTGATACAAGCTCATATTCAGTTCAGCTCATACTGGTTTAGGTAAAATggtataacatttaaaaaatctggtCTTCGGGAAATGAAGAAGTAGAGGAGGGGAAAGActcaaagaaaagacaagaaaattAAGTTAAAAGTATGAAACAATGAAAAGTTAAGGGAAATCAATCTTAAACTGTTCACAGTATAATATCACGCAAATCACGAAAACAAAAAGGACCTTGCAAATGAAAATCAAACTCTATGACAGCACTTAAAAACTGACAATTCCAGCGAACACTTGAAAACCAGGTCCCTGCTTTCAGCGGCAGCCGACAAACGACTCGTTGTATTTCTCAAACGGCTGCTTGCCGCTCACGGAGCTCCTCGGGTTCTGCACTGACCTGCTGTCAGTCTTCCCCTTGAATATAGGAGAACGGAGGAACTGCAGGTCTGTGAACTTGTCTCCCCGCCGAAGTTTCCTGTTAGGATGGGATGTATTTGAGTTTTCGTACAGTATGAACATTTTACAGCAAGAGGGGCTTTAAGATGCAAACCTACCCGTTCAGCGAGGGCTCCTTGTAGTCCACCACCATGGTGCAGCGCCGCTTGCGAGCGGGGACAGGAGTGGAGCATCTGCCATCAGACGGGTACTTGCGGTAGGCTGCAGGGGACATATTGGTCACATCACACAGACTCAAGCCCCGCCCTGCTGTCCTTACACCAAGCCCACCTGTGGAAATGTGAAGGAAGATGTGACacaggaaagagaaaaggaaacagaagttgtgtgtttttctgtgcttACACCCGTGAACAGAGTGCAGTAGAGACGATGCATAGAGAAGAGATAACAAGCAGGTTTGGGAAAGGagcagtgactgtatataaagatggatgttccatgtttacacacactcattggcGAATAAGCTTACGTCTCTTGCACGTCTTGATCCGCTGAGGTGTTAGATGAGTTAGGAGAGGAGGAGCGTCGCTGGTGGAATCTCTGAAGTTGTGCAGGACGTTGTCTATTCTCATCATCTCAGCTTCAACCAGAGGGCTGACAGCCAGCAAACAAtcctcctccaccatctccCTGTGAGGCTCTGGCAAACAAACATATTcacctttaaaacaaatgaacactcacaaaaaaaagtCAAGCCCCTAAATCACTCAATTTTCTTACCCCTGACATTTTTGTTCTTATGtcagattaataaagaaaacagcCATGTTTCTCTGACAATAACacgttgaaaaacatttacGTAAAATGTCCCCCCATCCCAGCCCAGCAGCAAGTCCTTTACTGAGGGTAAATAGCTTATAATATAGTAATACTATCGCCACACAGGATGAGCAGATGATGAGCAGATTATTTTGTCAGTCTCCCTGTGGCATAAGATCTCAGACACTATGAAACTAGTGTAACAGACATGAGCAGTGAACATGCTTCAGCACCTTGGTGGGTTTCCTGTTCCATCTCCTCAGGGTTCGGGCTGTTAGAGAAGCTGGAATCAGGGCAGTGAGAGAGATGAGCTTTTTTCTCTTCAGGCTCTGCAGTCCTGGGACTTGAGTCCTCATCTCTAAAGACtataaaacacaaagcaatGATATAAATTGTTTAATTAGAACCATTAAACATCTCTTTCAAAGCTTTTacagaaatatgaaatgaatgCCTAAGCTCTCACCAGAGATCTCCTTGTTTGGagggatgttttctttttttctgggcCGACCTCTACGAGTGGTGATCACTTTGGTCTTTCCCAGTGAGGTCGGTCTCCTCCTGGTTTTTTGAGGAACATAAAGGCTGTCCTCTGATTCAGATGATGGTGAAGACGAGCTTGACTCATTCAGTCTGGAGGCCTCAGGTGACGCACCGGTTTGGGCCTGCTCTCTTTGCGGAGCCTCTTCGCCGGTTGGCGTGGCCGGCTGACTGTCCTCAGGCTTCGCCCTGAACGGCGCGACATGCACCGTCTCTTCACAGTCAAAGTCAAACGTATCATTAAAGCCCAGCGACGTGTTGAGCTTGTTGCCCTGTGATGGAGGTGCTGCTTTGGAACGTGTGGCTGAACGGTCCCGACTCTTGGAGCGGGCTCTGGGTTTGGGTTTGTCCCATGGCTTCTTTAACTGGGCGCGTTCTGGTCTGCGGCCTCTCTCAGCTTTCTGTGCAGGCGCCTCTGGTTTGGggcggagctgctgctgggctTGTTTCCTGTTGGGCTGCTTTTGGTTGCTTTTTTTAAGTGGGACTTGTTCAGGGGTAGAGTGCTGAAACTCTTCAGCGTCAATGAGATCTGCGAGTTCTGATTCCAGTGCTGGCAGCGGCTGATTTGAATTTTTATCCTCAGCCTGAATAGGACTTGCTATTAAAGCCTCTAACCCTGCTGTGGAGTCGCCCCCATTCAACAACCTCTGTCCCTGCACACGCTCAGACCTCCGGTTGTTTCTCCTGTCGGTGTGCCCACGCCGTACAACCACCGAGGATGGCAAAGTAAGCTGCTTGTCACATCCAGAGGTCTGAGGCTCTGTGAAGAAAAAGACAACATCATGAATACTACACGACTCAACTTCAGGATTCGGACGATTGCAATACTTTATTAAAATACTGCAAACAGCAGCTTTTGTATAACTGTCTGAAAATCCAGAGAACAGATTATATTTGAAGTAATTTGGTAACCTGAGAACAAATTAATCTTTTCACAGCTGATAATGAGTTGACTATTGTGACTACTGTCCGAGTTTGACCAGGAATAATAGCGTATGTGTTTGTATACCTGCACTTATTGGTGAAGCTTTGCACTCAACGGGCTCATCAAGGTTCTCGCTTGTCCTCTTTCTCCTGAAAATCAAAAAGTAACATATTTTCAGTCAGAGGACTCAGGATAAagtttttgattaaaaaactTTCCTGACATgaactttgcattttaaagttACCTTGCTGAATTCCTGTGGTGCTGACGTTCAACTGAGATGTTTGCAGCTTTTgtctgaaaagacagaaaattaTCCATTCATAAAATGTTTAAGTGAAACCCAGTATCGGTCTCCAATGTGAATCATGGGCAAGTGGAGGCGACAGGTACCTCCGAAGCGCACGCCATCAGGGCTTCCCGCTCCTTGAGCTTCCTCTTGAGTAGCAGCAGGTGAAGGAACAGCGCCTGCTGCTCTCGCTTCAGCTGCAGGATCAGTGCGTTGGCTTGTCTCACTTTGTCCTTTTCAGACTGCAGGGCCACGGCCAGCGACTTGTTGTTCTCCTGGACACCGATCAGGATGGTGTTTGTGGACATAGCCCCTGGGAGTCAACACAATAACAAGGTCATGTGTTTGATTGAGGCGCGATACCATAATCGTCACAACACCAAGTACAGTACAATGAACACATATTTTGATTTAGGTTAAGTTATTTGAGGAAAACGTGCTGATCATCACCACTGGTGGtattttcattgctgtttgaaGCATCTTTATGTTACCTACATCTTACAAGTACATTATAATGAAGGTTTATACATTGATTTCAGTCACATTAAGAGTGGGGGACGTGCTGATCCTCACCGCTGCTTTTGTGGCTGATCCTGGGTCTTCCTCTGCTGGGAGCCGAGGCACTGGCCAGCCGtttgttcctcttctccttcatcttctccttgATGTCCTCCAGACTCTGCTGGAAGGACTTCTTCTGGGCCCGTTCCCTCACCATGGCTCAAGGCCTCCGCTCGGGTTTAAAGTGGTTTGGGGTTGTCCGGCTGATCAGCAGCGCAGCATTGTGATCAGAAGCAAAACAAGCGACTGGGCTAACCCGCTAGCTAAGTTAGCACGCGAGTGGACGTACACCGCACGGACAGTCTATCTCCgacagctgcagcaggacgTTCTGTATGAAAGCGACTtaccagcatgtgtgtgtcgaTGTGTGAATACAACTAAATgtgctgtttattttaaaatggcAGCAGATGCTATGTTTCCTCTCCGATCGCCAGCAGACTCTCAGCGAGCTAACGTTCGAATTCTGAGCCGCGAGTGCTGATTGGTTGAAACTTCGGACGACGTCACTTCCTAAGAATGAAAATATCGGTTCGCAAGATGGCGCTGATGCACAGAGGAGGATAAACTACATTCACCTGCAAGTGATTTAATGTCCGCTGCTCATCTAAAAGCCCAGAATCAGGGAGTGTTCTAATCTAGCTTggataagatgagataaaactttattaacgTTGAAGAAGTTCTTGTGCCAGATCATTCCCCAAAGTTGCAATAAGTTAAGTTTGAAAATATCAAGTTAGGACcattgtttaaatatataacaatacaaGTAAGATAAGTTCCAAAGACATGGGAAGCTACACAATAGACTAAATCAATAGGAGAAAAACAAGTAGTAGACATTTTAAGACTTGCACATGATAATGAACGTAATATTTCTCTTGGTATAAATGATATGGTACAATAATGGAGGTAAAGATATTGgccatgaaaaaataaaagtaatattgTACATGTAGAACATGATAATGAAAGATACATCTCAAACACACTATCTTTGGCCCTATATCATCTATAGTCTATAGATTTATATTTTAGCGTATATTTCCCATTATCTTAGGGCCTATATGCACAACAGATTAGGGCCTATATACACATTGTCTTAGGGACAATATACATATGATTTTGGGCCCTACTTACACACTATTTTGGGGCTATACACACATTATCTTGGGGCCTTTTTACACATTAACTGAGGACCTAGTTCATATACACTATCTTAGGGCCTTTGTATACACTATGTTATGGCCTATATACATAATACTTAAGGGTCTATGTTATCCTAGGTCCAATATCTTAGGGCCTATCTATCTATGCGATTTTAGGACATATATACACACTATATTAGGGTCTATATACACCCAAATTGGGGGCTAAATGCAAACTATATTTGGACCTATATACATACTACCTCAGGGCCTATATATACACTATCTTAGTGACTCTATACATACTACCTATATGCACTATCTTCAGGTGTATATACACCAATCTTAGGGCCTATATACCTTCATGCACCGACACAACTGTCTCCCATTAAAATCCTGCTTCGATGCCACGAGTGCCCATTCCTGCCCTTTCTCAGGTTTTGCTCATGCAGTAAATGTTCCATAAATATTGAATTACAGTGAAATACCTGGTCATGATCTAATTTTTCTTTCTCGAGTCAGAGTCAAGCAGGCATGTCTTACTTGGCAGCCCACTGGGGAAGAAACTAGCACCCTTCGTGCATGGCACTGCAGCTAATAtaacatccttccaccatttTTTGTCAGTGAGGATCCAAGAAAGTGTCTGCGACAGCCTAGTGAGTGGCATATTGAGGCTGTGGAAAGGGCTTTGGTGAGGCTCGGGTGTTGTCAGTGTCGCCCTCTGAAAACAAATGACTTCAGTACGGGTGCCTCAGCTCTAAAACAGGCCTGCACTTTCGGGCAAGACCCTTGAGTAAAGCC harbors:
- the sgo1 gene encoding shugoshin 1 isoform X2, whose protein sequence is MVRERAQKKSFQQSLEDIKEKMKEKRNKRLASASAPSRGRPRISHKSSGAMSTNTILIGVQENNKSLAVALQSEKDKVRQANALILQLKREQQALFLHLLLLKRKLKEREALMACASETKAANISVERQHHRNSARRKRTSENLDEPVECKASPISAEPQTSGCDKQLTLPSSVVVRRGHTDRRNNRRSERVQGQRLLNGGDSTAGLEALIASPIQAEDKNSNQPLPALESELADLIDAEEFQHSTPEQVPLKKSNQKQPNRKQAQQQLRPKPEAPAQKAERGRRPERAQLKKPWDKPKPRARSKSRDRSATRSKAAPPSQGNKLNTSLGFNDTFDFDCEETVHVAPFRAKPEDSQPATPTGEEAPQREQAQTGASPEASRLNESSSSSPSSESEDSLYVPQKTRRRPTSLGKTKVITTRRGRPRKKENIPPNKEISVFRDEDSSPRTAEPEEKKAHLSHCPDSSFSNSPNPEEMEQETHQEPHREMVEEDCLLAVSPLVEAEMMRIDNVLHNFRDSTSDAPPLLTHLTPQRIKTCKRPYRKYPSDGRCSTPVPARKRRCTMVVDYKEPSLNGKLRRGDKFTDLQFLRSPIFKGKTDSRSVQNPRSSVSGKQPFEKYNESFVGCR
- the sgo1 gene encoding shugoshin 1 isoform X1, with product MVRERAQKKSFQQSLEDIKEKMKEKRNKRLASASAPSRGRPRISHKSSGAMSTNTILIGVQENNKSLAVALQSEKDKVRQANALILQLKREQQALFLHLLLLKRKLKEREALMACASETKAANISVERQHHRNSARRKRTSENLDEPVECKASPISAEPQTSGCDKQLTLPSSVVVRRGHTDRRNNRRSERVQGQRLLNGGDSTAGLEALIASPIQAEDKNSNQPLPALESELADLIDAEEFQHSTPEQVPLKKSNQKQPNRKQAQQQLRPKPEAPAQKAERGRRPERAQLKKPWDKPKPRARSKSRDRSATRSKAAPPSQGNKLNTSLGFNDTFDFDCEETVHVAPFRAKPEDSQPATPTGEEAPQREQAQTGASPEASRLNESSSSSPSSESEDSLYVPQKTRRRPTSLGKTKVITTRRGRPRKKENIPPNKEISVFRDEDSSPRTAEPEEKKAHLSHCPDSSFSNSPNPEEMEQETHQEPHREMVEEDCLLAVSPLVEAEMMRIDNVLHNFRDSTSDAPPLLTHLTPQRIKTCKRRGLGVRTAGRGLSLCDVTNMSPAAYRKYPSDGRCSTPVPARKRRCTMVVDYKEPSLNGKLRRGDKFTDLQFLRSPIFKGKTDSRSVQNPRSSVSGKQPFEKYNESFVGCR